Within the Mycetohabitans rhizoxinica HKI 454 genome, the region ATGAGATCAATGTGGCCGGCTCGATGCGTCCGGACGTGGTAGTGGCCGGTGGATCGAACGGCGCGTATTTGAAAGCGCGCGTGAACGTGCCGGTTGTGCTGATCCATCCCACCGGTTTCGACGTGATGCATGCGCTGGCGCAGGCACGGCGCGACGCGGCATTGGTCGCGCTGGTTACACACGGCGATATTCCTGACGAGGTCCGGCAGTTCACGCATGCCTACGGCGTTGACGTGGTTCTCGGCTCGTATCGGTCGGTGCAGGATGCGCAGGCCTGCGTGCAGGACTTGCGTGAGCGTGGCGTTGGCGCGGTGGTCGGGCCCGGCCTGGTCGCGGATCTTGCCGCCCACGCCGGCATGCATGCGGTATTTCTGTACTCTCGCGCCTGCGTGCGTGCCGCTTTCGATACCGCGCTGGAAGTCGTGCAGGCCACGCGTGCCGAGGCACTGCGCCGCGCCCGGCTGGATAACCTGCTGCAGCACCTGCGCGACGGAGTGGTGGCGCTCGATGCCGAAGGACGCGTCGAGGCGATGAACCAACGACTGTCTGACGCGCTCGGTATCGGCGCCACGCAGGCGGCGGGGCGCACGCTGCTGGATTTGGCGCCGTGCCTGGCCGATTCGCTGCCCGACGCCGACGGCGATACGCTCAGCGTCATCCGTGGGGTGAGCTATGTCGTGCATCGCGGCCCGCTCGCCGGCCCCTGCGGCGAGCAGGGCGGCACCGTGCTGACGTTCCAAGAGTCGCGCGCGGTAGAGCGGCTGGATCGCACGTTGCGGTCACGGCCGCGTGCGCAGCAATTGACCGCCCGTTACGATCTGGACGACCTGGTCGGCGAATGCGCGCCCATCGAGCGCGTGCGCGTGCTGGTGCGTCGTTATGCACGCTCGGACGCGACCGTGCTCGTGCTCGGCGAAAGCGGCACCGGCAAGGAAATGGTCGCCCAGAGCATCCACCGCCTGAGTGCGCGGCGCGATTTCGCGTTCGTGGCTATCAACTGCGGTGCCTTTCCGGAGGCGCTGCTCGAAAGCGAACTGTTCGGCTACGAAGAGGGCGCCTTCACCGGCGCGCGCAGGGGGGGCAAGGTGGGCCTGATCGAAGCCGCGCATCGTGGCACTTTATTCCTGGACGAGATCGGCGAGATGTCGTTGCCGTTGCAAAGCCGTTTGCTGCGGGTGCTCCAGGAGCGCGAAGTGGTGCGTCTGGGTTCGACCGAGCCGGTGCGCGTCGATATCCGCGTGATCGCCGCCACGCACCGTGCGTTGATCGATGGCATCGAGTCGGGCACATTCCGCGCTGATCTTTATTATCGGCTGAATATCTTGAGCATTGCGCTGCCACCGTTGCGTGAGCGTCCTGGTGATGTGATGCTGCTCGCGGTGGAATGGCTGCTGCAGGCGGCGCGGCGCGAGCCCCGCCTGGCCGTGCGTGTGCCGGATACCAACGAGGCAACCCGAATACTGGCGCCGGTGGCCGCGCCGCTGTGCGCGTACCGATGGCCCGGCAACGTGCGCGAACTGCAGAACGTCATCGAGCGGATCGCGGTCGAATTAGCCGATACCGAGGCCGAGGACGATGTTGCGCTGACCGTGGCCGTGCTGCGCACGATCGCGCCCGAGTTGTTCGACACGCCGGCTGGTCCCGTCGTGCCCGCCTCGACGCTGCGTGAACGTAGCCGCCATGTCGAGGCGGACGAGATCCGTGCCGCGTTAAAGGCCCATGATGGTGATCGCGATGCAGCATGCCAGGCGTTGGGCATCAGCAAGACGACACTGTGGCGCAAACTCAATGCCGCGCGATAAGGTGTCGCCTGCGCGGACGTGAGCCAGTGCCGGATCGGCGTGCGCCGTTCGCGCGCCTGAACACGCTTGTTCGTCGATCGTTAGATTTAAGTTATTAGTTACTGATTACTGATTGTGGGTCGTCGGTCACTGGTTGCTGGTCATTGGTCGTCGGCCGCGGAGCGGGGGAGAAATCGGACCGAGGGGCGTTATATGATGCTGTTGTGGAAGTTTATTTAGGCGCTTGTTGATGATTCGTCTTGCCGTCCCGGCGGATTTTTCTGTGCTGTTGTCGATAGAGCGTCGCGCCGGCGAGCGGCTGCGTGGGCATGTCGCGTTCCCGGTGTTTGCTGCGCACGGATTGACTCAGGATGAGCTTGCCGACGGGGTACGGCAACGCAGGCTATGGGTGGTGGAGTACGACGATCGGATCGTGATCGGCTATTTGCTCGGCGGGGAACTCGATGGTGGATTCCATATTCGTCAAATGGACGTCGACCCTGCCTACGGCCGCCGTGGCCATGGCCGCGCATTGCTGCGGCATGCATGCATGGTCGGGCGCGCCGAGGGCTACCGGCAAGCCCTACTGACGACCTTGCGGGACGTGCGCTGGAATGCGCCGTTCTACCGCAGCGAGGGTTTCGCCGAGTTGCCGATCGCGCTGCAGGGCGAGCAGATGCGCGCGGTGCTCACGCATGAACAGGCGCTGGGCTTTCCGATGCATTTGCGTGTCGCGATGGCCAAGCCGCTGGGCGACTGAGCTTTGCGCGGATCGAGGTATCGGTGACCGTTACGTGGTGGCGCGCGGCGCGTGCGCGCGTCAGGGCAACGGAAATCGCGACAGATCGTGCTACGACGCTAGGCGACGCGTCGCACGAAGCCATAAAACAACCGTGGATGCATTTTCAGCAGGGACAGCGCGATCGCGAACTTGGGATGGTGGCCCTGCTAGGTCATCGCCAAGTGCCGCAGGCGCGTGCGGCGCGGACGGTGGCCAGTACGGAACGCGTGGCGGCGTCGTTGGGCACCTCGCGGGCAATATGGAACGCGATTTGCCGGTACGCCTACACGTACTTGAGTCGAAAGAACAGCCGCGTGTAGTCGGGAATCGGCAGCAAGCGGGTGCTGTGCTCGACCAGGTCCATAATTTCGAACAGGTCGGTGACCGTCGGATTAAACCGGACCGGCAGGCCGTTGCCATGTTTGACATAGAAATACAGTTCATCCGCGTCGCACCGCTATCCCTATCGAGCGCACGCGTGTAGGGTCATCGGATGGACGAGATGTCGCAAACGAGGCAAAAAGGTTGGCGGATTACGTGGGTTTACGCAGGTTGGCAGACGGCAGGGCGGCGAGCAATGACAGCAGCGCCTGGTCGCATGGCAGCGTGACCTTCAGCGCGAGCAGCGGATCGGCACGCGTGCGCCCGAGGTTGATCGCGGCAATCGGCTTGCCGGCCCGTGCCGCTTGCACGCAGAAGCGATAGCCCGAGTAGACCATCAGCGACGAGCCGACGACAAGCACTGCATCGGCGCGCGTGAGCGCGGCCTGCGCCGTGTCGACACGCTCGCGCGGCACGCCCTCGCCAAAGAACACCACGTCCGGTTTCAGCATGCCTTGGCAATGGTCACACACCGGCACTCGGATCGTATCGAAGTCGATCGACTCGAGATCGGCGTCGCCATCGGGCGCTGCGTTGGCCGACAGCGTTTGCAACGCCGGATTGTCCGCTTCGAGCCGCTGCTGGATGGCCGCACGCGCATGCATGCGGCCGCAGCTCATGCAGATGGCACGGCCAATGTTGCCGTGAAGCTCGATTGTGCCGGCTTGTCCGGCGCGACGATGCAGGCCGTCGACGTTTTGCGTGACAAGCTGCTCGACGTGACCCAGTGCCTCGAGTCGCGCCAGCGCATGGTGCGCGGCGCTTGGCTTGGCCTGGGCCAGCACTTTCCAGCCGAGCGCGCTGCGGGCCCAGTAGCGGCGGCGCGCCGTCGGCGAGCGAAGGAACGCTTGCAGCATAATGGGTGCACGGCCCTTACGTTCGCCGTTCGCATCGCGATAGTCAGGAATGCCCGAGGCGGTACTGATGCCGGCGCCCGTCAGCACGAATAGGCGAGGATGCGCTAGCACGAAGCCGGCCAGCGCGCGCAGGCCCGGTTGCACATCGTCCGGTTCGGCCAGCGTGTGCCCCGGCCGAGCCGGATCGACGCCGTTGCAGCTTTCGGCTGGATCTTCGGATATGAACGTTTTCGTCTCCTGACAAAGCAGC harbors:
- the prpR gene encoding propionate catabolism operon regulatory protein PrpR, encoding MRCDAHNVVSPICGITNWGKWALSIVQPDAVARPRLWAMGISRLRDLFLDIAREYDGRAQLRVVSRGFEDAVHEINVAGSMRPDVVVAGGSNGAYLKARVNVPVVLIHPTGFDVMHALAQARRDAALVALVTHGDIPDEVRQFTHAYGVDVVLGSYRSVQDAQACVQDLRERGVGAVVGPGLVADLAAHAGMHAVFLYSRACVRAAFDTALEVVQATRAEALRRARLDNLLQHLRDGVVALDAEGRVEAMNQRLSDALGIGATQAAGRTLLDLAPCLADSLPDADGDTLSVIRGVSYVVHRGPLAGPCGEQGGTVLTFQESRAVERLDRTLRSRPRAQQLTARYDLDDLVGECAPIERVRVLVRRYARSDATVLVLGESGTGKEMVAQSIHRLSARRDFAFVAINCGAFPEALLESELFGYEEGAFTGARRGGKVGLIEAAHRGTLFLDEIGEMSLPLQSRLLRVLQEREVVRLGSTEPVRVDIRVIAATHRALIDGIESGTFRADLYYRLNILSIALPPLRERPGDVMLLAVEWLLQAARREPRLAVRVPDTNEATRILAPVAAPLCAYRWPGNVRELQNVIERIAVELADTEAEDDVALTVAVLRTIAPELFDTPAGPVVPASTLRERSRHVEADEIRAALKAHDGDRDAACQALGISKTTLWRKLNAAR
- a CDS encoding GNAT family N-acetyltransferase; its protein translation is MIRLAVPADFSVLLSIERRAGERLRGHVAFPVFAAHGLTQDELADGVRQRRLWVVEYDDRIVIGYLLGGELDGGFHIRQMDVDPAYGRRGHGRALLRHACMVGRAEGYRQALLTTLRDVRWNAPFYRSEGFAELPIALQGEQMRAVLTHEQALGFPMHLRVAMAKPLGD
- a CDS encoding NAD-dependent protein deacetylase gives rise to the protein MPKPRRIGQGAYRPVADAAHGCRQTMLLCQETKTFISEDPAESCNGVDPARPGHTLAEPDDVQPGLRALAGFVLAHPRLFVLTGAGISTASGIPDYRDANGERKGRAPIMLQAFLRSPTARRRYWARSALGWKVLAQAKPSAAHHALARLEALGHVEQLVTQNVDGLHRRAGQAGTIELHGNIGRAICMSCGRMHARAAIQQRLEADNPALQTLSANAAPDGDADLESIDFDTIRVPVCDHCQGMLKPDVVFFGEGVPRERVDTAQAALTRADAVLVVGSSLMVYSGYRFCVQAARAGKPIAAINLGRTRADPLLALKVTLPCDQALLSLLAALPSANLRKPT